A DNA window from Drosophila virilis strain 15010-1051.87 chromosome 4, Dvir_AGI_RSII-ME, whole genome shotgun sequence contains the following coding sequences:
- the crc gene encoding pinin isoform X1: MTMESLDLPQELFWDPKLEPASPPSAVASELFSLDDPTITFLYDDNFANGITLLSVDEADILQKAATMGLLSDEDFVVEFSDLKDEECLLDQKAPHYIDYETTGFPQHVDVVSQDMLPITKVQVTANAADFQHGDSSLILQQLTPPQSPPHFDAHQQLQQQQHHPQLVKQEPKVLSYATEATTGTGAAAGAAYGFNNWVPVNEITRETQLVDDIVNMRAQELQLPINWEQYNDDCESQASSSLGCSSSSSSSSSSNGDISAADSSIADADEDWLPESSSSSPVHSIGEEQQSTLSASSSSSSKAKKRTRTYGRGVEDRKIRKKEQNKNAATRYRQKKKMEMEHVLGEEQELMQANEALRRTLSERQHESRYLRQLIREFYRERKQ, encoded by the exons ATGACAATGGAGAGTTTAGATTTGCCCCAAGAGTTGTTCTGGGATCCGAAGCTGGAGCCAGCATCGCCGCCTTCGGCAGTGGCCAGCGAGCTCTTTTCGCTTGACGACCCAACAATCACTTTCCTCTATGACGATAACTTTGCAAATG GTATTACGCTCTTAAGCGTCGACGAGGCGGACATTTTGCAAAAGGCTGCAACTATGGGTTTGCTGAGTGACGAGGATTTCGTTGTCGAATTTTCGGATCTCAAGGATGAAG AGTGCCTTCTAGACCAAAAGGCGCCGCATTACATCGACTATGAAACGACAGGCTTCCCACAGCACGTCGATGTGGTGTCGCAGGACATGCTGCCCATAACCAAAGTGCAGGTGACTGCAAATGCCGCTGATTTCCAACATGGCGACTCGTCTTTGATATTACAACAACTGACGCCGCCGCAATCGCCGCCTCATTTCGATGCTCatcaacagctgcagcagcagcagcatcatccgCAGCTCGTCAAACAGGAGCCGAAGGTG CTGTCGTATGCCACGGAAGCTacaacaggaacaggagctgctgcagGTGCGGCCTACGGCTTCAACAACTGGGTGCCGGTCAATGAAATCACACGCGAAACCCAATTAGTTGATGACATTGTCAACATGCGCGCCcaagagctgcagctgccgatCAACTGGGAGCAGTACAACGATGACTGCGAATCGCAGGCATCATCATCCCTGGGATGCagtagtagcagcagcagtagcagcagcagcaacggtgACATCAGCGCCGCTGACAGCAGCATTGCGGATGCGGACGAGGACTGGCTGCCCGAGAGCAGCAGTAGCTCACCCGTACACAGCATCGGCGAGGAGCAGCAGTCGACATTatctgccagcagcagcagttcatCAAAGGCCAAAAAGCGAACGCGCACCTACGGACGCGGCGTGGAGGATCGCAAGATAAGAAAAAAAGAGCAGAACAAAAATGCGGCCACACGCTATCGCCAGAAgaagaaaatggaaatggagcaTGTGCTCGGCGAGGAGCAGGAACTGATGCAAGCCAACGAGGCGCTGCGTCGCACACTCTCCGAGCGGCAGCACGAATCGCGCTATTTGCGCCAGCTCATACGCGAGTTCTACAGGGAGCGCAAGCAATAG
- the crc gene encoding activating transcription factor of chaperone isoform X2 yields MSSYIFMQQAYECLLDQKAPHYIDYETTGFPQHVDVVSQDMLPITKVQVTANAADFQHGDSSLILQQLTPPQSPPHFDAHQQLQQQQHHPQLVKQEPKVLSYATEATTGTGAAAGAAYGFNNWVPVNEITRETQLVDDIVNMRAQELQLPINWEQYNDDCESQASSSLGCSSSSSSSSSSNGDISAADSSIADADEDWLPESSSSSPVHSIGEEQQSTLSASSSSSSKAKKRTRTYGRGVEDRKIRKKEQNKNAATRYRQKKKMEMEHVLGEEQELMQANEALRRTLSERQHESRYLRQLIREFYRERKQ; encoded by the exons ATGAGCagctatatatttatgcaacaAGCCTACG AGTGCCTTCTAGACCAAAAGGCGCCGCATTACATCGACTATGAAACGACAGGCTTCCCACAGCACGTCGATGTGGTGTCGCAGGACATGCTGCCCATAACCAAAGTGCAGGTGACTGCAAATGCCGCTGATTTCCAACATGGCGACTCGTCTTTGATATTACAACAACTGACGCCGCCGCAATCGCCGCCTCATTTCGATGCTCatcaacagctgcagcagcagcagcatcatccgCAGCTCGTCAAACAGGAGCCGAAGGTG CTGTCGTATGCCACGGAAGCTacaacaggaacaggagctgctgcagGTGCGGCCTACGGCTTCAACAACTGGGTGCCGGTCAATGAAATCACACGCGAAACCCAATTAGTTGATGACATTGTCAACATGCGCGCCcaagagctgcagctgccgatCAACTGGGAGCAGTACAACGATGACTGCGAATCGCAGGCATCATCATCCCTGGGATGCagtagtagcagcagcagtagcagcagcagcaacggtgACATCAGCGCCGCTGACAGCAGCATTGCGGATGCGGACGAGGACTGGCTGCCCGAGAGCAGCAGTAGCTCACCCGTACACAGCATCGGCGAGGAGCAGCAGTCGACATTatctgccagcagcagcagttcatCAAAGGCCAAAAAGCGAACGCGCACCTACGGACGCGGCGTGGAGGATCGCAAGATAAGAAAAAAAGAGCAGAACAAAAATGCGGCCACACGCTATCGCCAGAAgaagaaaatggaaatggagcaTGTGCTCGGCGAGGAGCAGGAACTGATGCAAGCCAACGAGGCGCTGCGTCGCACACTCTCCGAGCGGCAGCACGAATCGCGCTATTTGCGCCAGCTCATACGCGAGTTCTACAGGGAGCGCAAGCAATAG